In Candidatus Methylomirabilota bacterium, the genomic window GGCTGAGTTAAGTTCGAGCTGAACGCCGGCCGGGGCCGCAGGCCCAGGTCGGTGTGAGGCGAGGGCTGAGTTAAGTTCGAGCTGAACGCCGGCCGGGGCCGCAGGCCCAGGTCGGTGTGAGGCGAGGGCTGAGCTAGGAGAAGTTACGTGTGGTCTACGGCCCCGGCGTCAGAGGCCCGTGCGAGATGACGAGGATCCGCACGTCGGTGAGCGCGCGCTCCGGGCCGTGCACGACGCCGCCGGGGACGCAGAAGTAGTCGCCCGGAGCGTAGACGATGGGCCCGACCTGGAACTGGCCCTCCAGCACGACGACCTCGACCGTCCCCTCGTGCAGGCTCTTCAGCACTTCCCAGCCCTGGGTGTAGCGGA contains:
- a CDS encoding cupin domain-containing protein, which gives rise to MRGAIAKKSTKDGEWRQVFPDRPGAWSLLLNKDPDTKGRTIAVRYTQGWEVLKSLHEGTVEVVVLEGQFQVGPIVYAPGDYFCVPGGVVHGPERALTDVRILVISHGPLTPGP